The following DNA comes from Bombus pascuorum chromosome 3, iyBomPasc1.1, whole genome shotgun sequence.
tgagATAGGATTGATTAAactaaatttgtaaaaaccAGTTTTCCTTctaataatgtttaattttttttaaaataaatttgtggAACATGAACATTCTGTATGTTCTAcaatgcaaataattttaagaaatatattttatataccattatagattaaaagagaaatgttaataatactatatataaagtgcaatatattataaggTGCAACACTTGAACAAGAACTTCTAAATATCtctgttttatttatagttttaCGAAAAAAGATTCTTATGGTAGAAAATCAAACTTTTTTTCAAAGTTatctttatgaaatttcaagaccattagcattttttaaaatagaaccAAACACTTTTTGTTCATTTACTgctcttcaaattttatctttattaaacGACCCCAAGATTTGGTTTACTGGAATATTTTGTCAATTCCGGCCGTAAACATGAATCGAAATCACGCTgatgtaatttattgttactCTTGTTTACAAACAAAGGATATGTGCTGCTAGATTGCCTTTCTGTATATTTAGATAGGAAGAGGAAATGGGACACCCTTGCCACCAAGGTTTCTGGATTTAATACCTCCAACCTTTTCCTTGTaaaacttcataaaagatCAAGTTTATCGGGAAGAACCTactatttctaataatatgaAGAATCGTATTAGAGATGTTTGCCAACAATAATTAGTTAGTTCTAAAAGTTTCAAATGAGTGGACTATTATTAAGGGATAGAGTAAATCGCTACATTAACGTTCAATCGTCGTTTTAAATGCAGAAGATAAGGAACAATTTCTGAATGTCCCAAGAAGATAAATTTTGAATGGCAATAAATGACCTTATGAAACCAACATACTAAATATAGAATGATGAATTCATTACGAAACGGATTGTCGTAACgaaatgaatttaatgaaaacatATACATAGTTCGATATAAAAAGGCAAGGACCAACTTGAAATGTCGGAGATATGTCCACCAATACAAGATTCGTAACCATCACAAAATGTCCTCCTCGTAACGAAGTTTTGCTTTTTGAATAACGAATAGTTCagcattattatattataatagttCATTCAACAATTGCATATAACACTTCTAATGGGACACCCCGTATACCAGacagttttttttctttatccaTACAAAAGTATGAAGATCAAATGTTTAGAAATGTCGAGtttaaaaaacatttcaattttaattttacaaaactttGCGTACGAGGGACAAAGAAAAATGCAAAGTagtattcttatatttatattctcatTATCTTCCAtgcatttttaatgaatttaaaattgtaagtTTAATTgtaagtaattataaaattgtagacatAGACACAACTATCTTAATACTcttgtatacaaaataaaaaatgtgtcaattaatacataaaagatataaaacataaataactTTGAACTAACTAAAATATAACTTTGAAActtcttgaaaaaaaagatcttgagaaagattttattttacgattacaTATACTTCTAAGAAATAAGGTAATTTTATcctaaaattttctatgacaCTAAAAATAATGAAGATATTTAAGTATTCTCATTTAAATACTGTATCTTGTgcaaatagtattacctaaaatACATAATGTTCTATGCATttgaaatacatacatatatataaacatatacaaatataattgacAAAACATAGTTAAGAAGTAGACTATTGATATAAACACAGTAAAAAAAacacaaattattaaaatcaatattcTAAATCAAAAGTTAGTATATATACGTTAGATTTTTAGTTATCAAAATTCTactagtattattattaatttattttgcatacAGCCATTACATTACTTACATTTATCCATTCAGGAGGCATAttgattatttctatatactgATACATCTTCCACAGAGTAGAGAAAAgttttaatgttataaatatttctcaaaattgGCAAcgagttattttaatataaaacaaagtttACAAAAGTAAAAGTTAATCAGTTTAGCTCCTAAAGGGTCTCATTTATATATGCTTAGGATTTAATGCAATTTAATGCAAGTAACACAAATCCTTATTACTGTAACTTTTGTTTACATTAATGACTTcataatttgtaaaagtacaaaaaaaatataagtcAGAATTCGGGATgcagaaatttttgaaataatatttttaaatatcttcctaaagcttaatttaaaaataataaattatttataaagcggtggataatatatacatttacttgAACAGAAGTAGCAATCAAACGGTAGTAGAGCAGATTCTGTTGACTTTATCATATTTGTTGCTATATTGCAATCAAaacttacaaattttcttagaTAATAATGAAAACATGGATTTCCACAGAGACAATACTTTGCCTCATCTAAATACTTTACCAATGTAAGTGGAATTATGCTTGCATCATATGAacatctatataaaaaaaatatgttttttaaaatatttctactatTGATACATCTATATCATCATAATTCAAACATAAATTAAGATAGATATACATGTTTCCCTCttcattttttgttattaattattaaaccaAAACTAAAATAgctatttaaattacatatcaTACAAACCTTGTTTTCAGAAATGACGTGGCTGCACATTCAGTTAAACTTGGCACATTTGTTTTACACCTAGAATATAATGCATAATCTACAGAAGAAAACTCATTTCTTGATACGTCTActgtaataaaatgtaaattcctTATACTTCCAGGTAAGTAACGTAATTTGTTTTTCGATacatctaaatattttaaattatgtaactTCCCAAGACTCTGTGGTAAGAATGATAACATATTCTGACTAGCCTTCAAATTAACAAGACTCTCAAGTTTTCCAATTTGTTGTGGTAATTTGTATaactgaattaaaaaatatatttaataatgaaatataagtaaaacttataatatatatttttgtaagatATAAAATGGACATACCCTATTATTACTTATATCCAATAATTTTAAGTTAGATCTTATAGCAACTTGATCTAACCATGCCCATTTTAAAGCCTTATCAAGCCGGTTTTGTGATAAAACAAGTTCTTGTAAATGCTGTAAAGTGCCAATTTCGTTTGGTAAAGATGAAATCTGATTTTCagacaaatttaaaattcttaagCTTTGGAGTCTTAAAATTTGCCTATCGAATGATTTCCTATTTAATCCtactatatataattcttCAGTTGTTCTTGGAAAACCTTCTAAAGTTGGATATTCAGATTTATTAACCACTACTTTAATCTTTGGTAAAGAACTCATACATTTTGggtttaaatttgaaatatcaagAACTGGTGGATCAACCTTTTTAATTACTGCAAGTTTTAAAACGTGAATAAAACTTTTGAGTTGAATTTTATCagattgaataattaaatcatGAGGTGGTTCTATAAAGCGAATTGTAGCTTTTCCTTcatcaataaattttgtatatattttgtctacattattattaatctgaaagaaaatgaaatataaaatgtttcaatcTTTTCctaaaaaaacatttattttatatttatatatatatgtatatatattttttaaaaataatttacacatATTCagatatattattgtaatttatgaaatgtatAGATATAGACATTTTACCTTATATTTAGTACCATGCTTATTTTGTAATGTTTGCCAAAGCAGATATATGTCTGTATTTTTTACAGTTTctcttccaatttttattatggaACGTAGTGACTTCCTTGTTATTACATTTGTTGTAAATAATCTAttgtttacttttatattacaatgaaGTTTCATGTTAAACAGATGACTCTtaagcaaaatataaaaattatcttattatttcagtaaatatttaatattaataatatttcaaaattatcataattttttttaatattaataatttaaatatttttaataatttaatacgtactagtttaaATAGATATTTGCAACTATACACCGTGAcaatatgttttttaatagCTCACaataaaacataaacaaaTCGTTTTTCGCGCGTAGAATAAGAAACACTGaacatatgtaaatactaggcactattaaaaactatttaacCTATAAATTCTCATATGTCAACtgctatacatataaatttcagtattttcggaaacataaataataaaactatccATTATTACAttcacttttaatttaaataaatctaggagttatttataaattaaaatatctcgtAGTTGACTAAGAaagcaaattttaataatagtaCTTGAAGGCGGGAAAATAAACGGACGAAAACCGTTAACAATTTTGAAAGGTATAACGAATACaagaattgtatttattacgttgaatagattaattatatttacaaatatataattaattatatatatagatataaatatattttatataacacagcttgttaattttactttaaattgaGATTGAgtaattcatataataaaatgtatttgtatatttattaatgtacTGTAAAGGCTTCAGTAATAGAGAAGTTTATTCACATAAATTTCTGGTGTGTATTAATTCAGGTATTCAGTagtatatattcatatattctttttttataaaatatttataaatttgtgcATATATAAATGTCATCTATTgcaattagaaataattataaattacatattttattttttataaaaatacatacgtaattATCTAATGCcaagtaataatattatataagtattatacatatacatatatactttaacttcaaatttgttttattaattcttttcaaatatattcacTGTACAAAGGAATatgtagaataaaaagaaatatacatgatgagaaatatataaaaatgatttccttctatataatttatgtgTTAAATTTTGAAGGTCACTGTGAGTTGTTAGATagaacattatatttttttatggaaattaaaacaatctttattgatatttaaaaaatttattgatatatacaccatgataatattttcataaatgatatttaaactgtatattttttatagctaTTTGGTATGATTACACATTATGCATAGAAAGgtcgatatttattataaaaacaattttctactagCTAGCTTGGTTACAATCAACATTACTTTCATgtacatttcttttattagttATAACATTAGTGAATGTTTTTATGCGTAAACATAtagtttattgtgaatttctatttcactctctctttcctttaatttttcacTCATCTGTTTCCCTCATTTTCTCAGTTCTTCTATACCTACCTGGCTATATCTACATTTATTGATACATcttattctttcctttttctattctGTTCCCATTTAACTTTTAATCTTCTTCGCACTTCTTCAACAGTGACTTCTTTGAATTTCTCTCTGCCTTTTCTTCAAATCTGGCTTCTTTATTAACTGATTTAATCttgaatttatttctcaatgttttctttcttatgATATAATTAGGTATgcatttattcaattttagaaatttactatttacaTAGCATTTactatttacatataatatgaCTGAATCATTGCAATAACTGTAAGAACCaagaatttcattatcatttatagCATAAATATCTAGTTAATccttttttatgaaatatgtgatttttttttatttcaatagaaaaacggaaaatattctgttcaaaaaatttaaaatgacCTTGAAAGTTTGATACACaaataatatagaagaaagtaatcactgcaatatttttaatatcaaattatgtgattttatatatttcgttatatagagaaagaatatttatgaataactTAAGACTGTCAATTTAAAACACTcaatattagtaatattatCATAAGACAGGAAATGAAatagtgaaaatatttctaggtcaccaaattttttatattgtgtTACAATGAAGTCTGTTGCATCCAAATCTAATCATCAACCATCTATAGTTGACATGTTTTATAAACAACTTGCTAAGGGAAAACAAATAAGTTATGATGCAAGTAACGATAGAGAATTACAGAATTCACAAAACATTGAAGCAAAAAATCCCATATCTTTGAAAAGTGAGcaagataaagaaaatgattATCCAGGAACAAATGAGGACTATTCTGATAAACATGTTGAAAAAAAAGTCAAGTTTAAAGATACTACAATTTTACCAAcatctaaaattaaaagtacaaaTACATTTCATAGTAAATGTGAATATTGTCATCAGAAATTAAATGAtgatatcaaaatttatcaGGGTCATCCAAATGGTGCTATAGATGAAGATATTGCTTTAACTGATCCAAagttatgtttatttaatgGAAATGAATCTTTTATACATGAAAGCGATCAGCGCCCTCAAAATAAATTGACTTATTTCAggtaatattttctgttttttataaacatgtatattttgtaaaaaaattataaaactaccAAAATTTTAGtgtttatgataaaaatggCCACTTGTGTGCTTTTGACACTGGACTTATAGAAAAGaatgtaatgttatatttttctggATATATAAAAGCTATTTATGAAGAAGATGCATCACCAGAGAGTGGAGTACCAGCAAAAGATATGGGTCCTATAAATGAGTGGTATGTATCTGGTTTCGATGGAGGAGAACTGGCTCTTATAGGTTTTAACACAGCATTTTGTGAATATATTCTAATGGATCCATCTGAAGAATATGCCCCTTTTATGGATGTCGtcagagaaaaaatatatatgagtAAATTGATTATCGAGTTTCTTTTAGATGAAATTAATCCCAGTTATGAGGATTTGCTCAATAAGCTtcaagtaatttaaatttattattaaacgagtagtataattaatataatacaatactaAACTTATGTAATTTTCACAGACAATAGTACCACCTAAAggtattacaaaatttactgAAGATTCTTTACTAAGACATGCACAATTTATATGTGATCAAGTATTATCATTTGATGATTCTGCTTCAGCAGAAGATACTCTTCTTATTACAAGTCCTTGCATGCGAGCATTAGCAAACCTTGCAGGTGTTACATTAGGAAAAAGAGTAAGCTTTCGGCAAACGCAACTTAGAGAACAAACAGTTAGCAAACCTGCTTGGACTAAAGCAACTACTACACAATTAGTTAACaatatgtttgaaaatatatttgcagaTCAGTTAACTAAACATAATGATACGATAACAATGGTAAACTtccaattttctaaattaatatgtatattaatataacagataattattaattatctataattgtatatataaaatctctttataaagtacatatacgtcttaaatgataaatacaaataaactttatataaacttcaggtttgtttctttttttataccaTTAGGGACCTAAACGATACAGATGTGGAGTATGTGAACATTGTCAACAATCTGATTGTGGTCTCTGTAATGCTTGTAAagatatgataaaatttggGGGAACAGGAAGAAGCAAACAGGCTTGCATTAAAAGAAGATGTCCCAATATGGCTATTCAAGTAAAACGGCTATTTAAGTAACTGTGATAATCACaatctaatataataaaaattttgtatctttattcAGGAAGCAGATGACTCTGATCCAGAAAATGAAGATCAATATGATACTTTAAGAATTGAAGTAAAAGAATGCAACAGAAAAGCTTTTAAAGaacttaaaaaagatattgtatGGATAGGAGATCAAATAGCCAGTAATAATCTGAAAACCTTTTACAGATCTGTTATAGTAGGTgatgaaaaaatagaaataaatgattatgtACTTGTTGAACCAAGAAATCCAGCAATTCCATCGCATGTTGCTAAAGTTATTTACATgtgggaaaataaaaatggtataaaacaatttcatgCAAATTGGTTGCACAGAGGAAATGATACTATTCTTGGGGAAACATCAGATCCTATAGAATTGTTTTTGAGTAATGATTGTGATGATGTACCATTTAAATCTGTTAGATCTAAATGTActgttatttttaaagaagtaCCGAAAAATTGGGCCGAATTAGGTAGTATATTTAACATTCATTGATTaagtttttaatacaaatatcaaaacaaaaaatgtttttaactCTATAATTATAGGTAATATGGATTTAAATTCTGAGAGTGAAATAAAAGACTTAGATGGTAAAACATTCTTCTATCAGAAACGTTATACACCTGCAACAGCCAGATTTGAAGACCCATTACCAGATCTAAAATGTCCTTCTGGAGAAAATAGTCATCGATTTTGTCCTACTTGTGCACATTTACGGGAAGTGGAACAATTCAATACGCCAAAggtatgtaaaattaatactgTTCATTTTACTTGTGTTATACAGGATGACAAAGAAATAGGTGATCAAACTTTGGTACCGCATTCTACTGTTTCTAAGGATGAAAAAAGGATCATAGGTTCGGAAACTCTTCCTTTTCGAGATATAGACACTTCTTGCTTAGATCAAAAATTCACTAGAATAGCTGTCAGATAGATATTTCAGACGCTTCACGCAATGTCATCATTTCTTTTGCtagaagtaaataatatattagacCAACCTATGTTGACATTGAAGACAGTGTATTTCAAAGTAAAtcagtatgtatataaatattttatagagaaGACAATGCtatcagaataatttattctaat
Coding sequences within:
- the LOC132905669 gene encoding leucine-rich repeat protein 1-like; this translates as MFYCELLKNILSRCIVANIYLNYHLFNMKLHCNIKVNNRLFTTNVITRKSLRSIIKIGRETVKNTDIYLLWQTLQNKHGTKYKINNNVDKIYTKFIDEGKATIRFIEPPHDLIIQSDKIQLKSFIHVLKLAVIKKVDPPVLDISNLNPKCMSSLPKIKVVVNKSEYPTLEGFPRTTEELYIVGLNRKSFDRQILRLQSLRILNLSENQISSLPNEIGTLQHLQELVLSQNRLDKALKWAWLDQVAIRSNLKLLDISNNRLYKLPQQIGKLESLVNLKASQNMLSFLPQSLGKLHNLKYLDVSKNKLRYLPGSIRNLHFITVDVSRNEFSSVDYALYSRCKTNVPSLTECAATSFLKTRCSYDASIIPLTLVKYLDEAKYCLCGNPCFHYYLRKFVSFDCNIATNMIKSTESALLPFDCYFCSSKCIYYPPLYK